DNA from Eucalyptus grandis isolate ANBG69807.140 chromosome 5, ASM1654582v1, whole genome shotgun sequence:
gtaacgCCGAAGGCAAAAGACCAGTAGTCATCTCGCTCGCGTTCCAAACGACAGACAAAATCCAAATCCCCGGGCGGACTAGTTTCGATGATCTTAGAGAGTTTCCAAGATGCCCTCTTCCTCGGATGGTCGCCAGACCAACAATCGACCATTTCCCGAGCAGCAGAAAGCAAAATCAAATGTGCATAGGAATAATATCATTCAGGcttcaatataaaaataaagtcttgtctttcttttcttttcttttctttctttttaaatctcCGTCTCGACCGGGTCAAGACAAGTCATCCACACCAGGATCGAATATAATTAGCACCGACCGTCTTATGCTCTAAATCCTAATGGAGTTGAATGAGCTTTTACTACTTAACTAGGTCCCATACGTTACCCGGGGCTGGAAGAGAGAGCAACTACATCAAAGGGTTAGCATCCAAAAGATGAACAAGAATCGGTTGACCACGCCCAATCCTCCCCACGAGAGTCTTGGTGGTCATATATTTAGTTGTGAGGGGGTTAATTCCAGGACATTTTGAGAGGTGGTGAGCGCTGCAGCAATTGTTCTTCCCCCTTTCGTCGCTTGGCCATGCGGATGAAGTCTGTAATCACTTCCTTCTCGTTTACTCTCTGATGTATAAGACAAGCAAAACAAGGGAGATGTATCAGTTTAATCTTAAATGCAGTGCCCCAGTTTTTGTGtgtgttgtgtgtgtgtgtgtgtgtgagagagatagagagagagacctgtGATACGAAATGGCGCTCCGCGATGTGGAGCATTTCGTTCCTCATTGGGCTGACAGATGCGCTTATCTACATTTCATGTTTCAAGAAAATGCAGTTCAGGTCAAATCTTTTAGAATGTAAATCAACATCACCATGTTTGAAAAACCTACAAGTTTGTAGTGCCTGCAGTATTTCCACAACGCGTATGTGCTCAGTTTTGCCAAATCTATCTTCTGAAAACCACAAAACAGCTACAGATTATGTCAATTCGATGAATACCAAGAAAGCACCAGATCTTTGCTAGAAATACACTTGACCAACATGCGAGCACAAATTTCGATCGATATTTAAAaggaatcatcaaaatttattcCTCCACTCAACTTTGTTGATGTTATCCCCATAAGCAGAGCAAACTCCACAAGAGAAGTAGCAATAAATGAGATAATTGCACACTGGTCATACCACTTGAGGCGTTTGAATGATTGATCGGACGTCTCTGTAACTGCCGAGGATGACAGACTTCCTTGCAGCGGGGGTAACCAATGGCTTTGCATGCCGTACTTTTGGCTTTCCCGGCTTGTGGGAATTAGTATTAGGAGCTGctcaaggaaaataaatacTTCAAAAGATAAAACACCGAATTGGAATAAAGTACAATAAGATAGGGCCTGAGTTTGACTAACAGATAACATGCTCCTTTTCAACAATGTCAGAGTCAGTGCTGGAGTCAATGTTTTgatcaccatcatcttcattCCCGGTAGGATGTTCCAGCACGCTCAATGCATTCCTTTGCAGCTTGACTTCAACTCCATTTTTCAGAACCTTGCAGGAGAAAGCACCCATAGTTTTAAAGCACATCCTCAAAACTTCATCCGCTAAAAATGCAAAGCAGTAATATAAGTTCATTTAAAAGATTTCCATAAACAAGATGACTAGAAAACCAGCATGGTAATTTATGAGGATACCAATTTTAAGTAGATGGGAAAACAGAAGAAACTTTGTCCATCAGATCCAAATCTAAGAGTTATGCAACGGATAGAACCCAATTTTGACATGCAAAGCAATTTTTTCACACAGAAATCAGTCACTTAAAAGCAAGCACTCTAAAAATTTCTGTCACGACTATATCATCCTGTGGAAGCCAGACaagagatatattaactacCTAAGCTCTTCAACTGTAACTGTTATCATCTAGATGAATAAGGGAAACAAGCTTGAGTTACAAATATGAGCCAACGTAAGACCTTAAAGTCCGAGGCTTAGCACAACTTTTGACATGAATCATCCATCACACTGATAGAGCATATCTTCAATCAAACATGAATCGTGTTCAATCACTTCTTGCTGAAGTTTTCCTTAATGGGAACCACCAAACACCGATACGTCTGAACTTCAGTACTCTTTATGATTTATAAGCAACTAATTCAATATTGATCAACCACATCAGATGAATTCCTAAAATGAAAGCAAATGTTCAAGAACGACGCGATTTACTAGTCAGTATTTGGATCATGGCAGCCGACCAAAGTAGAAATGTGATCACCAAGGACAGAAAATTCCAGTGATGGAAATTCTCACACTATCAGATTTAGCAAATAAAAAAGCAGCTGACCTAAAAGTAAGGAGTTAATATTGCTCCACTTGTGCTACCACGTAAGGAACCATTAGTTAGGTCAACATGTACTAAGAAAAAGTTAATGAAAGGATACCAGCCAGTGCCAACCACCAAGGCCCACAGCCTTCTTCACTACGCCTTGAAGACCCACCAAGACGGATTTTGTTCGGTTGTTACCAGTCACAATGACCTTGGTATGCCTAGGAAGAACAGACAGCTCCTCATCACCGCTCTCCTCGCGAAATGGCGACAAGCTTTTAGAAGCACATAGCTCAGGCTCCTCCAACATTGTCTCCAACTCAATCCGCCCCTCAATAAACCGACAAAGGACCTACGCCGACACCAAATGGAGTGAAACATACAACAAAGATAGGATTTTCAACTAATAACACAATGATCCATTGACCGGGGACGGCTTACTGTAGAAGCTCATGGCTTCCCTCGATTAAGCTTTCCTGCAGAGTGGAATAAAGAATTGACAACGTGTCATGTAGACATTCATGTCCTACAGTGAAACAGATTGAAGCAAGTAACGACTGCTAAAATGTAGaatcacgagagagagagagagagagagagagagagagagagagaccaatcTGACACAAATTTTTTAAGGACTGATTAGGAGAGTTCGAGAAGGAGTGAATCACAGACAaagttcattaaaaaaaaaaaaaaaggagttttgAAGGACCCATCGTTGTGATCTACGTCAATACAGTGCCGATAACTCATGAGATAAACATCCTCCGTTCAAGACACGGTTGCACCAAATTCGGAACTAGAACTACTCCGTTCAAGCAAAAATCGCCTCGATTACCCACAACATCAACCTTAGAGTGCTCAGCTCGGACTCCTCCGACCCAAccatccaaaaaaatcaaaacttttcccaagaaaaaccaaaatgaCACGACAAGAAGCCACCCAGCACCCAATCAATTTCAACCCAAAACCCAAAACCGAGATAACAACAGGTTGACGAAACGCAATGACGCAAAAACACTCGATACCCACCGAGACGCATTTCGCTCCCCGCTCGACAAACAGTGGCGACGAGCTCGATACAATTCGCAACTCGGGGACCGAAATGCGTGACGGGAGAACCCAAAAGAACCCGACTTGATCACTGCCCACGTACCTGGCAGACACAAGGATCACGAGAGCGAGCTCGCCCGGGACGATAGCGAAGAAGACGAAACGCGGGGATGGATGATGGGATTTTTTTTCTGAACTAGGAGGAGGCTCCTCCAGGAAAAGTGCACGACTTTTGAGAGCAACTGCGATTTTTGATGACGATACGCTTTGAAATGATCTCAAAAACGCGACCAAGCAAGCGAAcgagcgaagagagagagagagagacagtgtGTTTGAGTGTGTATGTTCTTAAATGCCTACCAACTGCTGATAAGAAACGGACCTGACACCATGGCGTACGGTCGGGCATTGCATTTTCTACCGGCTATTTCCGGTAGCCGGTCGCCTTTTTTTCCCCGAAAATACTACTTGGACATTTAAACGGTTCAactcaaatttcaattttggctggaaaattttcttttgtttcgtcaaaaaaaaaaaaaaaatgaattttgtcTCAGGTCCCAATTCCagcctaaaccttttttttttaatctcgtaaaaaaacattatttttaaCTCGTGTCATAATTTTGattataacttttcttttgtttcacaaaaaacaTCAACCTTGTCATATTTGCATCAAGTTTCCACGGAGCATACACATAAAATCTTTAACAAATACACCGGTGAAAACTTGATGGGGCCGTAGTTGTGTATTGACTGAAAATTGATGCTCTTTAATGAGATAACAATAAGTTTGAGTCATAATGAGATCGATATAAAGTTTGTTtttcaagatgaaaaagaataaagtgACTGAAAATTGATGCTCTTTAATGAGATAACAATAAGTTTGAGTCATAATTGAGATCCGATATAAAGTTTGCgcttttttcaataaaaaaaaaaaaaaaaaaaaaaaagaataaagttgGCGCTTTCTAAGGGAATGCCTCACAATTATAAATATGTTAAGTGTCGAGGTgttatgataaataaaagttcaaatttcAGCGGATTTGACAGAGTACGGTTCCACTATCTTGGTGGTTAATATAATGAGTTTCTCATAAATTTTGACTTGTCCGTCTCTTCCCCGCTATTGCTCGAGCTATAACAAATCTAACTAACGTTCGGATTGCTTCACGAGGGTCTCCTAAATCTCTATGTCGATGTCCTACATTCCGTCCAAATGCTCAAAAGCCTGAGCGGGATTGGCAAGAGAAAACGAGATTTCCAACATTCTCGTTTCCATCTCGGCGTTCTCCGTATTGCATTTTAATGCGAGCACGATCCCATCGGCTTTTCCTTACTTGCGAGAGAAGAGAATACGAAACGGAATGGCCCGATCTATTCAAAGCCACGGAATTTTTCCATATTATCACAAGATTCGATGGAAAAAAAcaacccatttctttttattgggtCAAGAGAAACAAACCGATTAAAGATGTTCAAAATCACTGTGTAAACCCAGTGGGTGATGGAATAAGGGGGTAAAAAAAtcgttttttgttattttttgaattaatatcacaaaaaatccaccgtaataaATTTTCTATCAATTACTTTTTAAGTCATTATAAACTTCGTATCAGTATactcataataaatttacacaaAATCAACATATACTTTTATGTGGACTTATCGTATCAATTGAATTATTATCAAGTGCCATCAAATTCAGCAATTTTATAGTAAAATTTGGTGAAAATTAATGGAGAgtaaatgtttttaaaatttattgtaagtgtactaatttagattttttttttgtaatactaACCAATTTTTTCTTACTTAATCCGTAAAAAGACGGTGTCTTTCGGGTACGGGACCTAGCTTGGCCTTTTCGAAAACAAAGCCGTCTGTGTTTGCCCCCGGTGCCGTACGCGTGGGaccctctctttttccctcagCTAAGTTCTAATCGTCGCCTGGGGCTGCGTGTCGGAACCGAAAGAACACGACGAAATTTTCCTCTTGGAGAACCGGCATGCATAAAACTAAATTCTCACAATTGATtgaggaaataaaaatgattaagaaatagattaaaaaaaaaagtcacgaaaaatctcaaaccatgctaaatctcgaaaatctcaaattacatTAACTGTAATATATTTATCGTAATTTTTTGTCatgacattaaaaatcttaaatttgtacATATTTAAGTCATTTACcttccatcaaaattttctCAGATAAATTTTAAACTGAAATATGGTCGTTTTTATTTAACCTAAAACAATGTAGGATTCATGTTATTTACTTTCTGGCGTTTATATATAGAGATTTGTTGATGTAAAATAAATACgttatatatgtataaatttgaaactttttttgtcGCGAAAAAAATATAAGATACATGTGATTGGATTTTTGATGGGTTTTGTCCTAAATAGTGCTCTAATCAATCAGACAAAACCGCACGAGCACAGGAGATTGGAAAATGATAAAACATTCCTaatttcacaaaagaaaaatattagtCTATTCTAAAGTGATTTGTGTCAGGGGATGCTTTTTCTCGGATCTTATccgagcagcagcagcagcacgcCAGCAGCAGGTGTCGAAGCCGCACGGCACGACCACACTCCACAGCACGCTAGTACAAAAAGAATAGTAAAAAACACAAAACTCGATTGGAAAGCAGTTTTGAAATCCGGTGCTTCTAGTTCTAAGCCTGCCGCACTGCCACGCTCCAGTGGATTAGCTCAGCTCGATTTCAAAGACCGGGCCCCCCAACCTAAGCCCCCCCCGGGTCGCAGCTCGAACCCGCCGTACCGGGTCGCTCCAGCCTTATGGAACTTCTTGTCCATGCGCCCTGGCTGGTTGCACCCCTCGTCTTGTAAAGGCAATGTGCATGGCCATCGCGTGCCACGATCGCGAGCTCTGGCGTCGTCGAGATTGGCACGGCACCACTTCCGGGTCGCTTCCACGAGCCGAGCCAGCTATGGGACTGCATATGGAATGAACCGGCGATGCGCGACAGTCGGGTACGGTCGAGAACTTTCGCTACTGATGTGGAGGAGGGACGGTGGATAAGAGCAAAGAGAGAAGGGTGAAGACGGGCATCGGAGTGTACCGGGGTTTTGAACATGTACGTTCCAGGAGCCAGTCGCGCCACAACGGTCATAAAGTACACGAGAAAAAATGACCCTCCACATGGTAAATCGATCGATGAGAAAAACAAAGGTCGAATCGAATTCTTACCATGAATCCTGACCAACAAGAGTCGAAGGATGCATTTAGATACAAAAGGCTACTACCCACAAACAGCAGCTGATATGCAAAGGCTCTAGAGATTTCCATACTTCACATGTCAACTGATTTTTCCTCCTCAGCATGCAGGAGTTGCTTGCTTCAATCAGACAACACCACGCTCATCTAGAATACCCACCGCTGTCTCTCGATAAGGAGCGCTCCCTGCGTCTCCTGGACGAGTCCGGACgttccttctccctctccctcctgcCACGAGGTGATCGGGACCTTCCTCGCCGGTCCCTTGGATAGTAATCATCGTCGCGCCGTCGGCGCGGAGAATAGCTGCGGGATCTTCTACCACCACGGCCTGCATTTTTCAACTCCATTGAACATGACATGTTCAAATAACGTTGTGAAAGTTAGGACGTATACACTATCCCGGGACGTTGAAACtttatcaaaacaaatattgaGAAAATGGTATTCTGGTGAATCAAATTAAACCTAATGCCATTATATAAGATAGTAATGGTAAATTGCCAAGGATAACCCACATTCAATCACTACAGCAGCAAATCGGTGCATACCTCGTTTTTCTTTCAATCCAAGATACCTTCCAGGAGTTGGAGTCCTCCCACACTTCCTTCTTGCCTGTAGAAGATAGATTATATTTTCAGACTGATTGAGTCGAACAAACAACTCAGGATCCTGTTTTATGGCCTTTCAGTATTGAATACAGAAGGAAAAGAATTCACAAAGAAACGAGCAGAAAAGGATCAATCTATTGGAAGGAGAGTCATTCTAAAAGCTTCTATGCTatcttaaataactcaaattgaaaagaaagagaggccAGCGACAGATACTTTTACTCATATCGTAAAAAGCGCATTCACCCCTCGGCATCGGCAAAATAGTTGAATCGATTGACGAGTTCGGGAATGTCGCTGAAGAACTCATGTAGTGAATGAATAGGTTTGACGGATTAGATCTTAGATCGTGAATTCGATGGAGCTACACAGACTGGACCTGCTGCTAAAATTCATCAGGCAATAATCCCAGAAAAAAACCTCTGAAAAGTTAACAAGAGATGACAACTCACTATAGTTAACTAATTGTGAAAATAAAACACATACCTTCTCCACAGTGATCAGTCGGCCTTCAAACACTGACTGGTTCAGATACTTTATACAGCGCTCTGCATCCTTGTTGGTTTCCATGGTGACAAAACCAAATCCGCGCGAGTCTTTGGTGCGAGGGTCAGTAACCAACTGGCACTCCAAAACCTAAAACAGAGCTCATTAAAGTATTTCTGGAATCACTTTCACAATTTATCCattcatttgttatttttacCTCTTTGACTGGAGAAAAGATAAGATTCCAGCACTGTTAGCAAAGGGATGATTGATTGACCACAAACAACTCTATGTCTACTACAAACAACTTTCTCAATGTCTATCTTCCAAGGCTTATGTTGACTAATGCATTACAATGGGACAAGATGCCGTAGTCCTGACTGACAGATGCGTATGAGCTTTCTCTTTCATTGAAGGCAGACATTCCAACCAGGCTTACAATAAGCAGGAGCAAATGACACAGCAAATAAGAAATAGAGGAAACAGCAGTTGTTCCACCAACTGCGCCAAGCCTCTAGCCACATGTTTATCCACCGACAATTAAACATTGATGATGCTACACTTTTACACAAGCCTTTCACAACTTACCATTTTCCTGAGCTTACATCAATAACAgctaattttatatatttagtCTCACAAATATCACCATACAGGCTTGCTTCTGCACCTAAAAGGTAGTATTAGTATGATCTACGCATTGCATTGTTACATCTCTCCATTATCAGATCATACTGCCCTCCCAAAAAATTGTGGTGGCAATATCTTATAGCCCAAGGAGAGGGCCTTTTGGTACCCCACTTTCTTCTCTACATTTTTGGCTTTTGACCAGAATAAATCTGGCAAATTTTTTGGCCAGCGAAGAGTTTGGCATTACAAGGGCCTAATGAGAAAGAAACAAGACAAAAAACTGTTGCCCCAGCTTTCTACTTATGCTTTCGAATGAAAATAAACCAGAAAAGGGTCAAAACGATTTCCTTGAAATGCAGGACTTAATGTACTTTCatgatgaatttttaatttttgtgaaaGTTATAGGCTGGCAATTATAGAAGCTATCTAAAGGCAGAATCCCTGAACATTAGGCAGTTGGATGCCATTGGTTCCTATTCATAATGCGTCAAGACCCATCAGCTTCCAATGGCATCACTTGAATGAGTGATTATTATGAGAAAATGGCAGCTTTCAAAATCACATACCTTTCCTTctttactaaaatatttttcgagaTCTCTTGAAGTAACCCTGGTTGATAAACCCGTCACATACAAGTTATTTCCTGGATTGCCAACAGCTTGGTACTCTTGGCTCCTGGAACAATAGACTCCATTGTTCAATTTGAGACATGACTAACAAATTGATCATCTAAAAAACCCCAATAGCAATAGTTTGTCACACAACAAACACAAGGGAATCCATACTTATCTATAAAAACGAAAACATACCTTGAGCGGCTTCTCCTCGATCTTGACAACGATCTTGACCTCAACCGACGGCCTCTAATGGGTGAAGCGGAATCCCTTGATCTCGACAACGATCTCGACTTGGACCGACGGCCTCTAACGGGTGAAGCAGAATCCCTTGATCTCGACAACGATCTTGACTTGGACCGACGGCCTCTAATGGGTGAGGCAGATTCACGAGGAGAAGGAGACCTGTCACACAAAGCaccccaggaaaaaaaaaaaaaaaaaaaaaaaaaaaaaaataggcttACCAAGGCATAGGTTATGCAAACACATCTGAGATTAAAAGATTCAGACCAAGAGAACTTACTTTTGTCTCCTTTTGTATGGCATCTACAAGTAACGAAAAAATTCGGGTCAGAATCCATTGAACACCAACATAATCAACTGCCCGCAAATCATCTCTCGATAGTCTTACTACACAT
Protein-coding regions in this window:
- the LOC104443827 gene encoding uncharacterized protein LOC104443827 isoform X2; its protein translation is MLEEPELCASKSLSPFREESGDEELSVLPRHTKVIVTGNNRTKSVLVGLQGVVKKAVGLGGWHWLVLKNGVEVKLQRNALSVLEHPTGNEDDGDQNIDSSTDSDIVEKEHVISPNTNSHKPGKPKVRHAKPLVTPAARKSVILGSYRDVRSIIQTPQVKIDLAKLSTYALWKYCRHYKLISASVSPMRNEMLHIAERHFVSQRVNEKEVITDFIRMAKRRKGEEQLLQRSPPLKMSWN
- the LOC104443827 gene encoding uncharacterized protein LOC104443827 isoform X1 yields the protein MLEEPELCASKSLSPFREESGDEELSVLPRHTKVIVTGNNRTKSVLVGLQGVVKKAVGLGGWHWLVLKNGVEVKLQRNALSVLEHPTGNEDDGDQNIDSSTDSDIVEKEHVISPNTNSHKPGKPKVRHAKPLVTPAARKSVILGSYRDVRSIIQTPQVLFCGFQKIDLAKLSTYALWKYCRHYKLISASVSPMRNEMLHIAERHFVSQRVNEKEVITDFIRMAKRRKGEEQLLQRSPPLKMSWN
- the LOC104443828 gene encoding serine/arginine-rich splicing factor SR45a isoform X1; the encoded protein is MPYKRRQKSPSPRESASPIRGRRSKSRSLSRSRDSASPVRGRRSKSRSLSRSRDSASPIRGRRLRSRSLSRSRRSRSRSQEYQAVGNPGNNLYVTGLSTRVTSRDLEKYFSKEGKVLECQLVTDPRTKDSRGFGFVTMETNKDAERCIKYLNQSVFEGRLITVEKARRKCGRTPTPGRYLGLKEKRGRGGRRSRSYSPRRRRDDDYYPRDRRGRSRSPRGRREREKERPDSSRRRRERSLSRDSGGYSR
- the LOC104443828 gene encoding serine/arginine-rich splicing factor SR45a isoform X2; the encoded protein is MPYKRRQKSPSPRESASPIRGRRSKSRSLSRSRDSASPVRGRRSKSRSLSRSRDSASPIRGRRLRSRSLSRSRRSRSRSQEYQAVGNPGNNLYVTGLSTRVTSRDLEKYFSKEGKVLECQLVTDPRTKDSRGFGFVTMETNKDAERCIKYLNQSVFEGRLITVEKARRKCGRTPTPGRYLGLKEKRVEKCRPWW